One Lutra lutra chromosome 18, mLutLut1.2, whole genome shotgun sequence genomic window carries:
- the RHBDF1 gene encoding inactive rhomboid protein 1 isoform X7, whose product MAFPGGRAGRARGRGLGAGALPAGGGGGGSGSPSPEPSGPRGPPRPGAGGGGPSCPSGAMSEARRDSTSSLQRKKPPWLRLDIPAAAPPAAEEPGFFQPLRRQAFLRSVSMPAETARVPSPHREPRRPVLQRQTSITQTIRRGTADWFGVSKDSDSTQKWQRKSIRHCSQRYGKLKPQVMRELDLPSQDNVSLTSTETPPPLYVGPCQLGMQKIIDPLARGRAFRVADDTADGLSTPHTPVTPGAASLCSFSSSRSGFSRLPRRRKRESVAKMSFRAAAALVKGRSLRDGTLRRVQRRSFTPASFLEEDTADFPDELDTSFFAREGVLHEELSTYPDEVFESPSEAALKDWEKATEQADLTGGALDRSELERSHLMLPLERGWRKQKEGGAAAPQPKVRLRQEVVSAAGQRRGQRISMPVRKFFAREKRPYGLGMVGRLTNRTYRKRIDSYVKRQIEDMDDHRPFFTYWLTFVHSLVTILAVCIYGIAPVGFSQHETVDSVLRNRGVYENVKYVQQENFWIGPSSEALIHLGAKFSPCMRQDPQVHSFIRAAREREKHSACCVRNDRSGCVQTSEEECSSTLAVWVKWPLHPSAPDLAGHKRQFGSVCHQDPRVCDEPSSEDPHEWPDDITKWPICTKNSAGNHTNHPHMDCVLTGRPCCIGTKGRCEITSREYCDFMRGYFHEEATLCSQVHCMDDVCGLLPFLNPEVPDQFYRLWLSLFLHAGQVIPCGLSCARILHCLVSVCFQMTVLRDLEKLAGWHRIAIIYLLSGVTGNLASAIFLPYRAEVGPAGSQFGILACLFVELFQSWQVLARPWRAFFKLSAVVLFLFTFGLLPWIDNFAHISGFISGLFLSFAFLPYISFGKFDLYRKRCQIVVFQAVFLGLLAGLVVLFYFYPVRCEWCEFLTCIPFTDKFCEKYELDAQLH is encoded by the exons ATGGCATTCCCGGGCGGGCGGGCCGGACGGGCGCGCGGGCGGGGACTCGGCGCGGGCGCCCTcccggccggcggcggcggcggcggcagcggcagccCCTCCCCGGAGCCCTCAGGACCCCGAGGACCCCCGCGACCCGGGGCCGGCGGCGGCG gcCCGTCGTGCCCCTCTGGCGCCATGAGCGAGGCCCGCAGGGACAGCACCAGCAGCCTGCAGCGCAAGAAGCCGCCCTGGCTGAGGCTGGACATCCCGGCGGCAGCACCCCCAGCGGCGGAGGAGCCTGGCTTCTTCCAG CCCCTGAGACGCCAGGCTTTCCTGCGGAGCGTGAGTATGCCCGCCGAGACCGCCCGTGTCCCCTCGCCCCACCGTGAGCCCCGGCGGCCCGTCCTGCAGCGCCAGACGTCCATCACACAGACCATCCGCAG GGGCACCGCGGACTGGTTCGGGGTGAGCAAGGACAGTGACAGCACCCAGAAGTGGCAGCGGAAGAGCATCCGTCACTGCAGCCAGCGCTACGGAAAGCTGAAGCCCCAGGTCATGCGGGAGCTCGACCTGCCCAGCCAGGACAACGTGTCTCTGACCAGCACAGAGACGCCCCCTCCGCTGTATGTGGGCCCGTGTCAGCTGGGCATGCAGAAG ATCATAGACCCCCTGGCCCGGGGCCGGGCCTTCCGCGTGGCGGATGACACGGCCGACGGCCTGAGTACCCCGCACACACCTGTCACGCCGGGTGCcgcttccctctgctccttctccagctcccgcTCGGGCTTCAGCCGGCTCCCGCGGCGACGCAAGCGCGAATCCGTGGCCAAGATGAGCTTCCGGGCAGCCGCGGCCCTGGTGAAG GGCCGCTCTCTTAGGGACGGCACGTTACGCCGGGTGCAGCGCCGGAGCTTTACTCCCGCCAGTTTCCTGGAGGAGGACACGGCGGACTTCCCCGACGAGCTGGACACGTCCTTCTTTGCCCGG GAAGGAGTCCTCCATGAGGAGCTGTCCACGTACCCGGACGAGGTGTTCGAGTCCCCTTCGGAGGCCGCGCTCAAGGACTGGGAGAAGGCCACCGAGCAGGCCGACCTCACGGGTGGGGCCCTGGACCGCAGTGAGCTCGAGCGCAGTCACCTGATGCT GCCCCTGGAACGAGGCTGGCggaagcagaaggaggggggCGCAGCAGCCCCGCAGCCGAAAGTGCGGCTGCGGCAGGAGGTGGTGAGCGCTGCGGGCCAGCGGCGGGGCCAGCGCATTTCCATGCCCGTGCGCAAGTTCTTTGCCCGGGAGAAGCGGCCGTACGGGCTGGGCATGGTGGGCCGGCTCACCAACCGCACCTACCGCAAGCGGATCGACAGCTACGTCAAGCGGCAGATCGAGGACATGGACGACCACAG GCCTTTCTTCACCTACTGGCTCACCTTCGTGCATTCGCTCGTCACCATCCTGGCCGTGTGCATCTATGGCATCGCGCCCGTGGGCTTCTCGCAGCACGAGACGGTGGACTCG GTGCTGCGGAACCGTGGGGTCTATGAGAACGTCAAGTACGTGCAGCAGGAGAACTTCTGGATCGGGCCCAGCTCG GAGGCGCTCATTCACCTGGGCGCCAAGTTCTCGCCCTGCATGCGCCAGGACCCGCAGGTGCACAGTTTCATCCGCGCGGCGCGGGAGCGGGAGAAGCACTCGGCCTGCTGCGTGCGCAACGACCGGTCGGGCTGCGTGCAGACGTCGGAGGAGGAGTGCTCG TCCACGCTGGCAGTGTGGGTGAAGTGGCCCCtccaccccagtgccccagacCTTGCCGGCCACAAGAGGCAGTTTGGCTCTGTCTGCCACCAGGACCCCAG GGTGTGTGATGAGCCTTCCTCGGAGGACCCCCACGAGTGGCCGGATGACATCACCAAGTGGCCG ATCTGCACCAAAAACAGTGCCGGGAACCACACCAACCACCCGCACATGGACTGTGTCCTCACGGGCCGGCCATGCTGCATCGGAACCAAGGGCAG GTGTGAGATCACCTCCCGGGAGTACTGTGACTTCATGAGGGGCTACTTCCACGAGGAGGCCACCCTGTGCTCGCAG GTGCACTGCATGGATGACGTGTGTGGGCTCCTGCCCTTCCTCAACCCCGAGGTGCCTGACCAGTTCTACCGCCTGTGGCTCTCCCTCTTCTTGCACGCTGGGCAAGTGATACCATGTGGGCTGAGCTGTGCCAG GATCCTGCACTGCCTGGTGTCCGTCTGCTTCCAGATGACCGTCCTGCGGGACCTGGAGAAGCTGGCCGGCTGGCACCGCATAGCCATCATCTACCTGCTGAGTGGGGTCACTGGTAACCTGGCCAGTGCCATCTTCCTGCCATACCGGGCAGAG GTGGGCCCAGCTGGCTCCCAGTTTGGCATCCTGGCCTGCCTGTTCGTGGAGCTCTTCCAGAGCTGGCAGGTCCTGGCGCGGCCCTGGCGAGCCTTCTTCAAGCTGTCGGCGGTGGTCCTCTTCCTGTTTACCTTCGGGCTGCTGCCCTGGATCGACAACTTCGCGCACATCTCAGGTTTCATCAGCGGCCTCTTCCTGTCCTTCGCCTTCCTGCCCTACATCAGCTTTGGCAAGTTCGACCTGTACCGTAAGCGCTGTCAGATCGTCGTCTTCCAGGCGGTCTTTCTGGGCCTCCTGGCCGGCCTGGTGGTGCTCTTCTACTTCTACCCCGTGCGCTGCGAGTGGTGCGAGTTCCTCACCTGCATCCCCTTCACCGACAAGTTCTGCGAGAAGTATGAGCTGGACGCGCAGCTCCACTGA
- the RHBDF1 gene encoding inactive rhomboid protein 1 isoform X6, which translates to MAFPGGRAGRARGRGLGAGALPAGGGGGGSGSPSPEPSGPRGPPRPGAGGGGPSCPSGAMSEARRDSTSSLQRKKPPWLRLDIPAAAPPAAEEPGFFQVGPGRQGLGGCPVQPPHCDPAAQPLRRQAFLRSVSMPAETARVPSPHREPRRPVLQRQTSITQTIRRGTADWFGVSKDSDSTQKWQRKSIRHCSQRYGKLKPQVMRELDLPSQDNVSLTSTETPPPLYVGPCQLGMQKIIDPLARGRAFRVADDTADGLSTPHTPVTPGAASLCSFSSSRSGFSRLPRRRKRESVAKMSFRAAAALVKGRSLRDGTLRRVQRRSFTPASFLEEDTADFPDELDTSFFAREGVLHEELSTYPDEVFESPSEAALKDWEKATEQADLTGGALDRSELERSHLMLPLERGWRKQKEGGAAAPQPKVRLRQEVVSAAGQRRGQRISMPVRKFFAREKRPYGLGMVGRLTNRTYRKRIDSYVKRQIEDMDDHRPFFTYWLTFVHSLVTILAVCIYGIAPVGFSQHETVDSVLRNRGVYENVKYVQQENFWIGPSSEALIHLGAKFSPCMRQDPQVHSFIRAAREREKHSACCVRNDRSGCVQTSEEECSSTLAVWVKWPLHPSAPDLAGHKRQFGSVCHQDPRVCDEPSSEDPHEWPDDITKWPICTKNSAGNHTNHPHMDCVLTGRPCCIGTKGRCEITSREYCDFMRGYFHEEATLCSQVHCMDDVCGLLPFLNPEVPDQFYRLWLSLFLHAGQVIPCGLSCARILHCLVSVCFQMTVLRDLEKLAGWHRIAIIYLLSGVTGNLASAIFLPYRAEVGPAGSQFGILACLFVELFQSWQVLARPWRAFFKLSAVVLFLFTFGLLPWIDNFAHISGFISGLFLSFAFLPYISFGKFDLYRKRCQIVVFQAVFLGLLAGLVVLFYFYPVRCEWCEFLTCIPFTDKFCEKYELDAQLH; encoded by the exons ATGGCATTCCCGGGCGGGCGGGCCGGACGGGCGCGCGGGCGGGGACTCGGCGCGGGCGCCCTcccggccggcggcggcggcggcggcagcggcagccCCTCCCCGGAGCCCTCAGGACCCCGAGGACCCCCGCGACCCGGGGCCGGCGGCGGCG gcCCGTCGTGCCCCTCTGGCGCCATGAGCGAGGCCCGCAGGGACAGCACCAGCAGCCTGCAGCGCAAGAAGCCGCCCTGGCTGAGGCTGGACATCCCGGCGGCAGCACCCCCAGCGGCGGAGGAGCCTGGCTTCTTCCAGGTAGGCCCCGGccggcaggggctgggggggtgcCCTGTCCAGCCTCCTCACTGCGACCCCGCCGCCCAGCCCCTGAGACGCCAGGCTTTCCTGCGGAGCGTGAGTATGCCCGCCGAGACCGCCCGTGTCCCCTCGCCCCACCGTGAGCCCCGGCGGCCCGTCCTGCAGCGCCAGACGTCCATCACACAGACCATCCGCAG GGGCACCGCGGACTGGTTCGGGGTGAGCAAGGACAGTGACAGCACCCAGAAGTGGCAGCGGAAGAGCATCCGTCACTGCAGCCAGCGCTACGGAAAGCTGAAGCCCCAGGTCATGCGGGAGCTCGACCTGCCCAGCCAGGACAACGTGTCTCTGACCAGCACAGAGACGCCCCCTCCGCTGTATGTGGGCCCGTGTCAGCTGGGCATGCAGAAG ATCATAGACCCCCTGGCCCGGGGCCGGGCCTTCCGCGTGGCGGATGACACGGCCGACGGCCTGAGTACCCCGCACACACCTGTCACGCCGGGTGCcgcttccctctgctccttctccagctcccgcTCGGGCTTCAGCCGGCTCCCGCGGCGACGCAAGCGCGAATCCGTGGCCAAGATGAGCTTCCGGGCAGCCGCGGCCCTGGTGAAG GGCCGCTCTCTTAGGGACGGCACGTTACGCCGGGTGCAGCGCCGGAGCTTTACTCCCGCCAGTTTCCTGGAGGAGGACACGGCGGACTTCCCCGACGAGCTGGACACGTCCTTCTTTGCCCGG GAAGGAGTCCTCCATGAGGAGCTGTCCACGTACCCGGACGAGGTGTTCGAGTCCCCTTCGGAGGCCGCGCTCAAGGACTGGGAGAAGGCCACCGAGCAGGCCGACCTCACGGGTGGGGCCCTGGACCGCAGTGAGCTCGAGCGCAGTCACCTGATGCT GCCCCTGGAACGAGGCTGGCggaagcagaaggaggggggCGCAGCAGCCCCGCAGCCGAAAGTGCGGCTGCGGCAGGAGGTGGTGAGCGCTGCGGGCCAGCGGCGGGGCCAGCGCATTTCCATGCCCGTGCGCAAGTTCTTTGCCCGGGAGAAGCGGCCGTACGGGCTGGGCATGGTGGGCCGGCTCACCAACCGCACCTACCGCAAGCGGATCGACAGCTACGTCAAGCGGCAGATCGAGGACATGGACGACCACAG GCCTTTCTTCACCTACTGGCTCACCTTCGTGCATTCGCTCGTCACCATCCTGGCCGTGTGCATCTATGGCATCGCGCCCGTGGGCTTCTCGCAGCACGAGACGGTGGACTCG GTGCTGCGGAACCGTGGGGTCTATGAGAACGTCAAGTACGTGCAGCAGGAGAACTTCTGGATCGGGCCCAGCTCG GAGGCGCTCATTCACCTGGGCGCCAAGTTCTCGCCCTGCATGCGCCAGGACCCGCAGGTGCACAGTTTCATCCGCGCGGCGCGGGAGCGGGAGAAGCACTCGGCCTGCTGCGTGCGCAACGACCGGTCGGGCTGCGTGCAGACGTCGGAGGAGGAGTGCTCG TCCACGCTGGCAGTGTGGGTGAAGTGGCCCCtccaccccagtgccccagacCTTGCCGGCCACAAGAGGCAGTTTGGCTCTGTCTGCCACCAGGACCCCAG GGTGTGTGATGAGCCTTCCTCGGAGGACCCCCACGAGTGGCCGGATGACATCACCAAGTGGCCG ATCTGCACCAAAAACAGTGCCGGGAACCACACCAACCACCCGCACATGGACTGTGTCCTCACGGGCCGGCCATGCTGCATCGGAACCAAGGGCAG GTGTGAGATCACCTCCCGGGAGTACTGTGACTTCATGAGGGGCTACTTCCACGAGGAGGCCACCCTGTGCTCGCAG GTGCACTGCATGGATGACGTGTGTGGGCTCCTGCCCTTCCTCAACCCCGAGGTGCCTGACCAGTTCTACCGCCTGTGGCTCTCCCTCTTCTTGCACGCTGGGCAAGTGATACCATGTGGGCTGAGCTGTGCCAG GATCCTGCACTGCCTGGTGTCCGTCTGCTTCCAGATGACCGTCCTGCGGGACCTGGAGAAGCTGGCCGGCTGGCACCGCATAGCCATCATCTACCTGCTGAGTGGGGTCACTGGTAACCTGGCCAGTGCCATCTTCCTGCCATACCGGGCAGAG GTGGGCCCAGCTGGCTCCCAGTTTGGCATCCTGGCCTGCCTGTTCGTGGAGCTCTTCCAGAGCTGGCAGGTCCTGGCGCGGCCCTGGCGAGCCTTCTTCAAGCTGTCGGCGGTGGTCCTCTTCCTGTTTACCTTCGGGCTGCTGCCCTGGATCGACAACTTCGCGCACATCTCAGGTTTCATCAGCGGCCTCTTCCTGTCCTTCGCCTTCCTGCCCTACATCAGCTTTGGCAAGTTCGACCTGTACCGTAAGCGCTGTCAGATCGTCGTCTTCCAGGCGGTCTTTCTGGGCCTCCTGGCCGGCCTGGTGGTGCTCTTCTACTTCTACCCCGTGCGCTGCGAGTGGTGCGAGTTCCTCACCTGCATCCCCTTCACCGACAAGTTCTGCGAGAAGTATGAGCTGGACGCGCAGCTCCACTGA
- the RHBDF1 gene encoding inactive rhomboid protein 1 isoform X8 — MSEARRDSTSSLQRKKPPWLRLDIPAAAPPAAEEPGFFQVGPGRQGLGGCPVQPPHCDPAAQPLRRQAFLRSVSMPAETARVPSPHREPRRPVLQRQTSITQTIRSRQVRFGRVHTLPLLGPPAARRALPQRRSLSRSLLRGTADWFGVSKDSDSTQKWQRKSIRHCSQRYGKLKPQVMRELDLPSQDNVSLTSTETPPPLYVGPCQLGMQKIIDPLARGRAFRVADDTADGLSTPHTPVTPGAASLCSFSSSRSGFSRLPRRRKRESVAKMSFRAAAALVKGRSLRDGTLRRVQRRSFTPASFLEEDTADFPDELDTSFFAREGVLHEELSTYPDEVFESPSEAALKDWEKATEQADLTGGALDRSELERSHLMLPLERGWRKQKEGGAAAPQPKVRLRQEVVSAAGQRRGQRISMPVRKFFAREKRPYGLGMVGRLTNRTYRKRIDSYVKRQIEDMDDHRPFFTYWLTFVHSLVTILAVCIYGIAPVGFSQHETVDSVLRNRGVYENVKYVQQENFWIGPSSEALIHLGAKFSPCMRQDPQVHSFIRAAREREKHSACCVRNDRSGCVQTSEEECSSTLAVWVKWPLHPSAPDLAGHKRQFGSVCHQDPRVCDEPSSEDPHEWPDDITKWPICTKNSAGNHTNHPHMDCVLTGRPCCIGTKGRCEITSREYCDFMRGYFHEEATLCSQVHCMDDVCGLLPFLNPEVPDQFYRLWLSLFLHAGQVIPCGLSCARILHCLVSVCFQMTVLRDLEKLAGWHRIAIIYLLSGVTGNLASAIFLPYRAEVGPAGSQFGILACLFVELFQSWQVLARPWRAFFKLSAVVLFLFTFGLLPWIDNFAHISGFISGLFLSFAFLPYISFGKFDLYRKRCQIVVFQAVFLGLLAGLVVLFYFYPVRCEWCEFLTCIPFTDKFCEKYELDAQLH, encoded by the exons ATGAGCGAGGCCCGCAGGGACAGCACCAGCAGCCTGCAGCGCAAGAAGCCGCCCTGGCTGAGGCTGGACATCCCGGCGGCAGCACCCCCAGCGGCGGAGGAGCCTGGCTTCTTCCAGGTAGGCCCCGGccggcaggggctgggggggtgcCCTGTCCAGCCTCCTCACTGCGACCCCGCCGCCCAGCCCCTGAGACGCCAGGCTTTCCTGCGGAGCGTGAGTATGCCCGCCGAGACCGCCCGTGTCCCCTCGCCCCACCGTGAGCCCCGGCGGCCCGTCCTGCAGCGCCAGACGTCCATCACACAGACCATCCGCAG CCGACAGGTGCGCTTCGGGCGTGTCCACACTCTGCCCCTCTTGGGTCCCCCCGCTGCCCGCAGGGCTCTCCCACAGCGCCGGTCTCTTTCTCGGTCCCTGCTCAG GGGCACCGCGGACTGGTTCGGGGTGAGCAAGGACAGTGACAGCACCCAGAAGTGGCAGCGGAAGAGCATCCGTCACTGCAGCCAGCGCTACGGAAAGCTGAAGCCCCAGGTCATGCGGGAGCTCGACCTGCCCAGCCAGGACAACGTGTCTCTGACCAGCACAGAGACGCCCCCTCCGCTGTATGTGGGCCCGTGTCAGCTGGGCATGCAGAAG ATCATAGACCCCCTGGCCCGGGGCCGGGCCTTCCGCGTGGCGGATGACACGGCCGACGGCCTGAGTACCCCGCACACACCTGTCACGCCGGGTGCcgcttccctctgctccttctccagctcccgcTCGGGCTTCAGCCGGCTCCCGCGGCGACGCAAGCGCGAATCCGTGGCCAAGATGAGCTTCCGGGCAGCCGCGGCCCTGGTGAAG GGCCGCTCTCTTAGGGACGGCACGTTACGCCGGGTGCAGCGCCGGAGCTTTACTCCCGCCAGTTTCCTGGAGGAGGACACGGCGGACTTCCCCGACGAGCTGGACACGTCCTTCTTTGCCCGG GAAGGAGTCCTCCATGAGGAGCTGTCCACGTACCCGGACGAGGTGTTCGAGTCCCCTTCGGAGGCCGCGCTCAAGGACTGGGAGAAGGCCACCGAGCAGGCCGACCTCACGGGTGGGGCCCTGGACCGCAGTGAGCTCGAGCGCAGTCACCTGATGCT GCCCCTGGAACGAGGCTGGCggaagcagaaggaggggggCGCAGCAGCCCCGCAGCCGAAAGTGCGGCTGCGGCAGGAGGTGGTGAGCGCTGCGGGCCAGCGGCGGGGCCAGCGCATTTCCATGCCCGTGCGCAAGTTCTTTGCCCGGGAGAAGCGGCCGTACGGGCTGGGCATGGTGGGCCGGCTCACCAACCGCACCTACCGCAAGCGGATCGACAGCTACGTCAAGCGGCAGATCGAGGACATGGACGACCACAG GCCTTTCTTCACCTACTGGCTCACCTTCGTGCATTCGCTCGTCACCATCCTGGCCGTGTGCATCTATGGCATCGCGCCCGTGGGCTTCTCGCAGCACGAGACGGTGGACTCG GTGCTGCGGAACCGTGGGGTCTATGAGAACGTCAAGTACGTGCAGCAGGAGAACTTCTGGATCGGGCCCAGCTCG GAGGCGCTCATTCACCTGGGCGCCAAGTTCTCGCCCTGCATGCGCCAGGACCCGCAGGTGCACAGTTTCATCCGCGCGGCGCGGGAGCGGGAGAAGCACTCGGCCTGCTGCGTGCGCAACGACCGGTCGGGCTGCGTGCAGACGTCGGAGGAGGAGTGCTCG TCCACGCTGGCAGTGTGGGTGAAGTGGCCCCtccaccccagtgccccagacCTTGCCGGCCACAAGAGGCAGTTTGGCTCTGTCTGCCACCAGGACCCCAG GGTGTGTGATGAGCCTTCCTCGGAGGACCCCCACGAGTGGCCGGATGACATCACCAAGTGGCCG ATCTGCACCAAAAACAGTGCCGGGAACCACACCAACCACCCGCACATGGACTGTGTCCTCACGGGCCGGCCATGCTGCATCGGAACCAAGGGCAG GTGTGAGATCACCTCCCGGGAGTACTGTGACTTCATGAGGGGCTACTTCCACGAGGAGGCCACCCTGTGCTCGCAG GTGCACTGCATGGATGACGTGTGTGGGCTCCTGCCCTTCCTCAACCCCGAGGTGCCTGACCAGTTCTACCGCCTGTGGCTCTCCCTCTTCTTGCACGCTGGGCAAGTGATACCATGTGGGCTGAGCTGTGCCAG GATCCTGCACTGCCTGGTGTCCGTCTGCTTCCAGATGACCGTCCTGCGGGACCTGGAGAAGCTGGCCGGCTGGCACCGCATAGCCATCATCTACCTGCTGAGTGGGGTCACTGGTAACCTGGCCAGTGCCATCTTCCTGCCATACCGGGCAGAG GTGGGCCCAGCTGGCTCCCAGTTTGGCATCCTGGCCTGCCTGTTCGTGGAGCTCTTCCAGAGCTGGCAGGTCCTGGCGCGGCCCTGGCGAGCCTTCTTCAAGCTGTCGGCGGTGGTCCTCTTCCTGTTTACCTTCGGGCTGCTGCCCTGGATCGACAACTTCGCGCACATCTCAGGTTTCATCAGCGGCCTCTTCCTGTCCTTCGCCTTCCTGCCCTACATCAGCTTTGGCAAGTTCGACCTGTACCGTAAGCGCTGTCAGATCGTCGTCTTCCAGGCGGTCTTTCTGGGCCTCCTGGCCGGCCTGGTGGTGCTCTTCTACTTCTACCCCGTGCGCTGCGAGTGGTGCGAGTTCCTCACCTGCATCCCCTTCACCGACAAGTTCTGCGAGAAGTATGAGCTGGACGCGCAGCTCCACTGA